CCGCGCGCGGTCCGCGCGGGCGTTGGTGCTGATCAGGGAGCTGACCGCTCGGGGTGTCGCGGTCGACTGGACGGCCAGCTGCGACGACGGGTGCGCGGCCGCTCGTCGTTGGGCGCACCTCTTCCCGCCCGTGGCGGTCCGGGGCGCCCCGGCGTCGGTCGCGACGGACTGGCGGCGGACGTTCTTCCCGTGCAAGTGCGTGTGTCGCCGAGGCCCCGGCTTCACCGAGGTGCGCGACCGCCGGTTCGGCACGCTGGAGATGTTCACCATCGACGATCCCGAGCAGCTGACCGCCATCGAGGCGATGGCCGAGGGGACGCCCGTCGCGGCGGTGCCCGCCCACGTCCGGCGTGACCTGTCCGAGGCGGGCCTGGTCGCCGCGCAGGCCGGGCATCTGTGGTGGCTGCCCGTGCGGGTCCATCGCTGGCCGTTCCCGCCGTTGATCGTCTGAGCCCGCAGCGCCGCAGCCGAGCCACCGCCGAGCGAGGAATTCGGGAGAAGAGGCCCATGTCGAGCACGGAACAGGCCACGCCTTCGTTCGTCACCGACCCGTATCCGACGCTCGCCCGGCTGCGGGCGGCGTCTCCGGTGTCGATCCTCAACAGCGAGGGCGGCGTGCCGCTGTGGCTGATCCCGCGCTACCGAGACGTGCGAGCCGCGCTGGTCGATCGGCGTTTCGGCCAGGACGTGCGGCGGGCGCAGCGGCTGGCCGACAGCCGGGTCGCAGGCCTCGAACTCGGCACAGACGTCGTGCACATGCTCAACAGCGACCCGCCCGACCACACCCGGCTGCGCGGGCTCATCCAGGGCGCCTTCACCCCGCGCAGGCAGGCGGCGATGCGCCCCACCGTCGAACGCATCGCCACCGGCATCCTCGACGACCTGGCCGACCGCGACACGGTGGACCTGGTGCACGACTTCGCGTTCCCGCTGCCGATCGGGATCATCTGCGAGCTGCTCGGCTTCCCCACCGAGGACCGCTACGTCTATCGCGAGTGGTCGACGGCGATCCTGACCCACGGCTCCGACGGCGACTTCGCCAGAGCCATGGCGGAGATGACCGCGTACCTGACCGAGCAGCTGGACCGGCGGCGCGTCGAGCCCGGCGAGGACATGCTGACCGACCTGCTGCACGCCAGCGAGGCGGACCGACTCACCGTCACCGAGGTCGTGTCGATGGTCTTCCTGCTGCTCATCGGCGGCCATGAGACCACAGTGAACCTGATCAGCACGGCGGCGCTGGCGCTGTTGCGCAATCCCGATCAGGCGGCCTGGCTGCGAGCGAACCCCGCCGAGATGCCCACGGCCGTGGAGGAGTTCCTGCGCTTCGACTCGCCGGTGCGAATGGCGACGCTGCGCTTCACCACCGAGGAGGTCGACGTCGACGGCGTGCGCATCCCGCCGGACGAGCTGGTACTCCTCTCCCTCGGCAGCGCCAACCGCGATCCGGAGCGCTTCCCCGAGCCCGACCGGCTGATCCTGAACCGGGGGGACGCGGGACACCTGGCGTTCGGCCACGGCATCCATCGCTGTCTCGGCTCCTTCCTCGGCAAGCTGGAGGCCGAGGTGGCGATGACCGGTCTGCTGACCCGGTTCCCCAAGCTGGCTCTCGCCGCCGACGAGCGCGAGCTGACCTGGCGGAACACGATCATGCTGCGGGGCCTGGAGACGCTGCGGGCGGCCCTGCATGGCTGAGCAGCCGCCGGTCGCCGAACAGGAGGGCACCCGCCGGGGCTTCCGGCTGCGGATGAGCGTCGCGCCGCTGCGGGTCCGGGGCTATCGCCTGCTGTTCGTCGCCCAGGCCGCCTCGGAGTTCGGCAACGCGTTCCACTTCGTCGCGCTGCCCTGGCTGGTGTATCAACGGGGCGGCGACGCGGCCGAGCTGGGCCTCATCGTCGCCGCCTACGGGCTCTGCCGGCTGATCACCACGCCGCTGGGCGGGGTGTGCACCGACCGGTTCGGTGCCTGGCGCGTCATGATGGTGTCGGATCTCGGGCGGACGACCCTGACTGCGGCGCTGGCCGTGATCGCCGCGCTGGACGTCGGCGGCTTCGGCCTCATCAGCGCGCTGGCGGCGGCGACCGGCCTGTTCGCCGGGCTGTTCCAGCCCGCGGCCTGGGCGATCACCCCTCGGCTGCTACCGCCGGAGCAGTTGCAGTCGGGCATGGCGCTGCTCAGCACCGCCACCTTCGCGGCCGGGCTCGCCGGTCCCGGCATCGCCGGGCTGGTGGTCCTGGTGCTCGATCCGGCCTCGGCGCTGGCCGTGGACGCGGCGACCTTCGCGGTGTCGGCGGCGTTCCTCGCGGCCGTCGGCAGCGCCCTGCGCGGCGCCGCCCCCGCCACCGCGCGATCCTCGACGGACGGCGGATTCCTTGGGCTGCTGCGGGAGTCGCGGCTGCTCCGCGACGTCCTGGTGGTGACCGCCGCCGCGAATCTGACCATGGGCGGCATGTCCCGGGTGGGGCTGCCGTCCCTGGCGGAGGGGGAACTCGGCGCGGGCGCCGTCGGCCTCGGCGGGCTGCTGGCGTCCTTCACCGGCGGCTGTCTGGCGGGCGGGCTGCTCGCGGCGGGCGTCACCGGCCTGCGTCGTCGCGGCCGGGTGGCGATGATCTCGGGGCTGGTGCTGGCCGTCTCGGTGTTCGCGGTGCCCTTCGTCGGGCTGTTCGGCGCGCTCGCGGTGCTGTTCGTCGCGGGGGCGGCGAGCACCGTCACCAACGTCATG
The Actinoalloteichus fjordicus DNA segment above includes these coding regions:
- a CDS encoding DUF5825 family protein produces the protein MSSSATERTAARDRRSGAAGEAVPDAQVGRAADDWAAATIEIESWRDYSPVTRAVPGMALGRLRIEGDRRDLARRLDADGVRAVRIAEPIELCAGARARSARALVLIRELTARGVAVDWTASCDDGCAAARRWAHLFPPVAVRGAPASVATDWRRTFFPCKCVCRRGPGFTEVRDRRFGTLEMFTIDDPEQLTAIEAMAEGTPVAAVPAHVRRDLSEAGLVAAQAGHLWWLPVRVHRWPFPPLIV
- a CDS encoding cytochrome P450 family protein produces the protein MSSTEQATPSFVTDPYPTLARLRAASPVSILNSEGGVPLWLIPRYRDVRAALVDRRFGQDVRRAQRLADSRVAGLELGTDVVHMLNSDPPDHTRLRGLIQGAFTPRRQAAMRPTVERIATGILDDLADRDTVDLVHDFAFPLPIGIICELLGFPTEDRYVYREWSTAILTHGSDGDFARAMAEMTAYLTEQLDRRRVEPGEDMLTDLLHASEADRLTVTEVVSMVFLLLIGGHETTVNLISTAALALLRNPDQAAWLRANPAEMPTAVEEFLRFDSPVRMATLRFTTEEVDVDGVRIPPDELVLLSLGSANRDPERFPEPDRLILNRGDAGHLAFGHGIHRCLGSFLGKLEAEVAMTGLLTRFPKLALAADERELTWRNTIMLRGLETLRAALHG
- a CDS encoding MFS transporter; the protein is MAEQPPVAEQEGTRRGFRLRMSVAPLRVRGYRLLFVAQAASEFGNAFHFVALPWLVYQRGGDAAELGLIVAAYGLCRLITTPLGGVCTDRFGAWRVMMVSDLGRTTLTAALAVIAALDVGGFGLISALAAATGLFAGLFQPAAWAITPRLLPPEQLQSGMALLSTATFAAGLAGPGIAGLVVLVLDPASALAVDAATFAVSAAFLAAVGSALRGAAPATARSSTDGGFLGLLRESRLLRDVLVVTAAANLTMGGMSRVGLPSLAEGELGAGAVGLGGLLASFTGGCLAGGLLAAGVTGLRRRGRVAMISGLVLAVSVFAVPFVGLFGALAVLFVAGAASTVTNVMIVTVIQHGTPAPLLGRVMAAVLFCGLGLFPVSVAVSGFVVERFGTTSIFVITGVLLLGAFSFGLSRREITGR